In the Ornithodoros turicata isolate Travis chromosome 5, ASM3712646v1, whole genome shotgun sequence genome, GTCCAGGAACAAGTGTCGAACACTGCAAGCCAACTCAAAAGTGGCTCTTTTGAGACACTGGAGCGAAAAACCTCTTGGCCATCTTAAAAGACATCTTCCTATTGACAAGTGTCCGACGGTTGGGCAAACATGAAAGGGTAGCACAGTGTACGACGATCTACTCGCACTTAGTGCTCCAGGACATGACCCTATAAACAATGTCATGTCCTCTCCAAAGTGCTTCATTGTGTTGCAAGAGTAAGAACAAGAAGCCTCAGAGAATTACAGCAGACATTTCTTGAAGAGATTGGATCAGTAGAACGAAACGAGCGAAAGCTAGTAAGTTTGCGAAAGTATTATCGAGATTGGAAAATATTTTTACGCTCAGTCTCCCGACCCTAGTGTTCCAAGACTAGAGACCATGAGCTCAGCTTTACAGAAACCGGGATTGTCTCGAGACGTAATTAGAAACCGGTATTGAGATTTGACCAAGCCATAGcctcagtatataggaggctatgaccAAGCAGAACAAATGGTGGAAAATGTCTTCACTTCCCCCAGTTGGCCGTGCTGCAGTACATCCGCGaagcgattcttgtgtggggtCAATTGTGTCGCTGACAATACATACCGCAATTTTTACGGTGCAGATTTTGATGCCGGATATCTCCAGTTCCACCGGGTCATGGCGATCGCTATTGGTAAGCAGCGTCGTGTCCTTGAAAACATTTCAAGATTATGACGGGAACCATAAAAGCTTTTACCAGAAATAAAGTCTTTCTTCTGCCTCCGTCACATCAAAACGTTCCATGTTCCATGTGGTGCTCCTGCATGACCACAAACCTTGATGCCACTGCCAGACAGGTTCATTGCACAGTCCGCGTTTCAGTGTAGTCTCGAGGGACAGTGACTACATCTATTCTTTCTGGGTCTGCGAGAGTCTTATTTATGCTAATTGTAATAGTGTTCATACCCGCGTTACCTTCGCTCTGTGCAATCACACTTAGTACGACCGACattacttttactttttgtaCGTTATTCTTTTCGCCCATTTCAGTGAGAGTTTTGGAATCAGTGCACTGAAAGCGCGTAACAAAAATACTAGAAAACGTTAGAAATTATGCGCATAAAAGTTGCCCCGCACGAGGGAAGCATGGAGGAGTTGAATGTCACACACACTTGGACCAAAGTCCTGGCAAAATGAAAATCAGTTCCAGCAAATGATCCAAGGAgacatttctttattttttttttctccgagTGACCGTTACAAAGAAGTAAGTTCTCAGGCTCCTCGCAAGATCTGACAATATTTTAGCAGGCCCTTTTAAATTCATGTCGCTGAAAAGGAAAGGACTCATTGAGCATCCGATAACAACAGAGACACTCCCGGGACAaacgcaaaaaataaataatggaAAGTGCACAAAAATGCGCTATTCCAACAAAACTATCTCGGGAACAACCATTTCACGTTCCTGTTGCGTCTCGTGTACAAATCCTCCCGCGcgcaagaaaaaacaatgtctCGCGAtattctttttttacagaaatggTACAGTGGTAAATACCCTATATTATGTTTCAATATTAATTATATCGGTAAACTTCTACAGCCGCTCGCAAAATGCcaatgattaaaaaaaaaaaaaaaagggactaCCGCATCGCCATTCCCTTCCGCAGATGGAGGAATTTGGACATGATCTACAAGGGGGACACACACCACAGAGGATAGCATTGTGTGGCCTAAGTATCGAGAGCGCAACCAAATCACTGGGGAGAGGGTAGGGGCGACGCCGTAGCCAAGAGATGGGAATGCGACCACATCAATTGTCACCACCTTCTTGCTGTTCATCTCCGTCACCTTGAGTGTCTGATGTCCACAGCTGAAAGGAAAGGTAACTCAGCCTCTTCTgtatcatcaacaacaacaacaacttacaGTGAGGTTGTCTCTCAAGAGCTGCATGATGAGTGTGCTGTCTTTGTAGCTATCCTCATTTAGTGTGTCCAACTCTGCAATGGCGTCATCGAATGCCTGCAAAGTTATCATCAATATGATTAGTATAATTAGTGTTTTTGGGTGGTTGTATTGAAGGAAGGCCCATCTTGTGTCAAACAGGGGATTAGCTACCTGTTTGGCCAGATGGCAAGCCCTGTCTGGGGCATTGAGAATTTCGTAATAGAACACGGAAAAGTTTAGGGCCAACCCTAGGCGTATGGGGTGTGTGGGCTGCATTTTCCCCTTACTGATGTCCAGGGCCTCTTGATAAGCTTTTTGAGACTCCTCCACAACACCTGAAAAATAGACAAGTACCTGCTTTGCCAGCTGACACGCCTTGTCGGGAGAATTGAGGATCTCGTAGTAAAAGACGGAAAAGTTTAGTGCCAGCCCCAACCGGATGGGATGCGTGGGTTGCATTTTGCTCTTGCTGATGTCAAATGCCTCCTGGTAGGCCTTTTGGGATTCCTCTACAACACCTGAGCCACAACAATGTTGGCCTCAATGCCAATCCTTATTATGGTAAAAACAAAACTCACTGTTTCTCTGTTCGCCGGTCGCAACTTCTGCCAAGTACCTGTAGTAGTCACCCTTCATCTTCAGGTAGAATACTTTACTCTCTGCATTACTCGCCTTGGGGACCAGGTATTTGTCTAGTAAaccctgaaaaacaatgtccgGGCTCAAACGGCCACGCCCACCAGAGAGAGATCGATAAAACCACCCTAAACGCGGCGCGATGAATCACACAACTGTAAATTTAGCAAGACGGACCGAATATGTCGAAAAAATTCTCAAAGCCTACATGTCCAACATGCAATTGGATGCATTGAGCAAGAACGTCTCAGACATGACGACCTCCAAAGCAGCAGATACAAAGTGTTCTCCCGCAATATCCACAGTGTTAGATtaacacacagagagagagatacacacCGACGTGCCCCACCCGTTCGCATTAAAGCTATCCTGTTAGGCCTAACTTTCCCGGCGAAAATGGCTACCCGCCCGTACTCACCAGCACGTCGTAGCAGATCTCCCGTAGTTCTTTCTCTACCTTCTCCCGGTATTCCCTGGCCATCTGCTGCTTACGTTCACTGCCTTCTGTCTTCTGCTCTATGCTGGAAATAACTCTCCACGAACTCCGCCGAGCACCGACGACATTTTTGTAGGCGACGGAAAGTAAATTCCTCTCCTCGTTGCTGAGCTCTACTCCAGTCTCTGTGACCTGTTTCATTGCTGCAGCCATATCGTCGTACCTCTCGGCTTGCTCTGCAAGCTTGGCCCGTTGAACCAACTCGTCTTTATCCATTTTGGGTCTTTAACTGGAAGCAGGTGTTGGAAAGGCTGTCAAATTCGATCACAAGTCTCGAGCCGGGCACAAACGCACGTcaaaatggcggactcaagTGTTCAGGTCCTCTCACACGTTTTCGTATCCGGTGCGAGATTATTTTCTTACTTACTGCAGCCCTTCTTTCAAACACCGCGTCCGTCAAACTACCACTCTATAAAATTTGTGCTACCACTACGGATAAACATAAAGTATCCTTTACCAACTGGCGGATGATTTCCCCAGGAGTAAACCGGCCGAGGAAGATTCTTTCCGACAAGCACGGGGTTGCGTTTCTAATGCCACGGCGTTTTTGACGTCACACGTTGCTTAGGAACCGACCCAGACGCGTCTGAACAAAGGTTTCGAAATCGCCTGCAAACTATCGACCAACTCTCCAGATTTGCAAGCAAATTTTGCAACTATCGAGAACGTGGAAAAAAATGTTAGAAGAAATCGGCAAACGATGTGTATGTATAATGCTAGCGGATACGTTTAGATGATCAGTTGCTCATTGAAGAAACGTGTAGAGGAAATGTTTCATTAATAAGcaactcgaaaaaaaaaaaaaatgatgattTCAATCTCATAAGGACCTATTTTATGTTATGAAGTGGCATAATGAGATTTTCAATGAACCACCCAATCGTTTGGAAAAAGCACTGCTGAGCTAGTATTCGCCGTATCGGCATCGTgcaactcatcatcatcatcatttttacCCACGCGGTTTATCCGTTTATCCAGGTTTATCGTATTCGTATATTGGCTTATTTTATTGCCATGCCTCGTTCCAAAAGGAGTCGTCAAGGTATGGCTGAGTACTATTTCATTCAGATTGTGAGGTAGCTTTCTTCTTTCAGTTTCGCTGACGCAGACGAAAAAGAGGGGAATAGAGCAGAAAGAGAAATTAATTAAAGAGGTAAACGGTACGGTATTGATTACGTCGTAGCGTAATAATGGAATGGTTGGTCCAGGTACGCGATGCTTTTGACCAGTATGACAAGGTGTTCGTCTATTCCGTAAAAAATATGAGAAATTCCAAACTGAAAGACGTTCGACAAGAGTGGAAAGACAGTAGGTGAGAGTAGGTAAAAGAAGAGAGTCTTTTTGCTGAGAAAGGAGTCTTTTTGTCGTAGGTTTTACTTCGGAAAGAACAAGGTGCTGGCAGTTGCCTTGGGCAGGTGCATTGACGAAGATCATCGGCCTAACCTGCACCACGTAAGCGAACGGTTGAGAGGCCAGTGTGGGTTACTCTTCACCAACAGAGTCAAAGAGGATGTACTCAAGTAGGTTTTTTTGTTTAACTTAAGTTGTTGGTAGGGATCCCAAGTGGTCAATTGCAGCTGGTTCCAAGAATACCGAGATAGCGACTACGCGCATGCTGGATCTCCTGCTGCCTGGCGTGTCTTCTTGGACAAGGGTCCCCTGACTCAGTTTGTGCACTCTATGGAACCGCATCTCCGTCAACTTGGACTACCCACCACCTTACAGAGAGGTATATATACAGCATAATTGTCCTCATACTAATGAGGATATTGGCAGGTGTGGTGACTCTCAGCAAAGAGCATGTCATCTGTGAAGAAGGAGACATTCTCAGGCCAGAGCAAGCCAGTTTACTGGTAAGGGTCCTATATTCACTCGTCCGTGCAATCCTGTGACTATGGAGGCCACGTTGAGGTCGCTTGAGGAGTTTCATTAAAGTGCCATAAAGTAAAGGTACTTTGGTTCTCTGCCAAATGTTGTGTCATGAAACACACCAGCGAAGCCTTTCCCTATGTTCATCTCCTTTGCGTCATCGAACAAAGTTTGAGTGACTTTCGTCCCTTCTGATGCATTAGATGTCTCTTTTCATCCTCTTTTTCAGAAACTGTTAGGTATTAAAATGGCAGAGTTTCGAGTGTTCCTGGAGTTTATGTGGAATGCTGATGGGACATACACATCACTTGAAGAGCCCCAGGAATCCAAGAGGGGTACCAAGAGGAGCATCCTATGCGATGAGGAAATGGAGCCAAACAGGAAAGCCAccagaagaaacaaacaataaatTCGGAATAATGACGTTCCTTTGGCATCATTGTGCTAGTAAAGGGGTTCACTATTAGTGGCACACAGATGGAAGGAAGGGTTAGTCTATGACCACGAGGGCTCACTTtcaatgttgcaaaatatgCTAGAAAATGGAAACTGCCAAAGAGTAATACATTATGCAATACATTTCATGTTTCTTTGACGCATAACAGGTTGACAGGCCACACTTTGGGAAAAGTGTGGACAAGTGTGTGTTTACAATGGACAAATGAACAGATTGTTATAAAGATCGAGAGCTTACTTATGTTTTTACGCGGactgttttgctgattttggaaCGGCACTGTGTGTGGGGTGAAATTCAGTGTGCATAACTCGTATTTCACCTTGGCCGTTACAAAGACCAACCAGATGATGTCATAGGTTTCGTCCACCAACTAGCCTCCTATTTGTCGATGCTATTTTATCAATGACCTTCACGTGTCTGCACGTGTATTGTTGTGTGCTGCAGAATGAAGGGGGCTTTATTTCACTTCCTTTGGTCCATTACTTTTGTACCAAAAACAATGGAAAACACTACATATATTGAGCATTTTTACTGCCCATTTCCAAGATTTGCAGTGCATATTTTGCGAGTTTTTACTACACGTTTATCCGTGCTCTAGTAATGGGTAGCCTGCGAAAAACATGGGAGACAGTTGTGCACTGAAAACAGTATCAAAAGTAACATTTATTGCAACATTCTAGTTTGCAATGTGTTTCATGATGGGTGGGATATTCAGATGGTCAACATAAAAACGACTCCTGTTTACAAAGACTTACTCAAAAAGCGGTAATGTTTCGGAAATAGAAAATGGAATGAATCTGCGCAGAGGCAGATCTTGCTCAACTGCGAGGTCTTGTGTTTGGCAGCATCCTACTGCACCACATAAGTTCAATTGAAACCATATGTAACGACAGAAATCGGGGGGGCAGGATGTCCCCTCAGATCTGCCTCTGTACCTGGGATCCTCTGCACTCAGTCCACTTACTCTGagctgaaaaataaaattgaaacaTTTTCACCACCTCATGAGGGTGATGTCAGGGGAAAAACAGTGGTGTTGATCTGCGGGCAGACGGTAGAGGAGGTTGGTGTTGGGGGAAGTATACAATGGAGTGTCAGGTCAAGTAGGCAACAAAGGAAAACAGAATATGATCAATGGGCTGAAGAGCAACGTAATTAAAGCAAAGGCTTATGCTAATGCATTTCCGATGGATTCACCAATGGCTCTTCCTACTTTTCCACCTTGCTTTAATTTTTGTGCCTATCTTCCATTTTGTGTCATTTATACATAGGGTTCCGGTTTTTTCGGTTTTTATcgaaaaaaatccgaaaaacgtACTTTGGTAAAATTTTAACCCCCCAAAACTCCGCTTGGCAGATGTTTTCCCTGATAACCGGGGTATTGTTATtgtcctgggtttcttctgacctcggAACATAATAATGGTTCTCGGCCACTTGAGGAGTCTGTTTTACGATTTCTTTGTCCTACACGCGACCTAAGCAAGGTCATATGGAGTGGTCTTATTGAAAGGGCAATTAGTTGCAGTGCTGTGTCTAGGTCAAGGAGTTCACATCGTCCCCCGATCGCGATGCAGAGGTGGTTGTGTGTACTGTACGTAAGTACTGCCACATAACAGTGAGCAGTGCACACGGAAAGGGTGCATTTGGAATTGCGGAACACCTTAGTGTGCGTCGCACGAAATGTGTTGTTAAGCTTGTGTCTCTTtagtgttgaagcaataaatgtgaGAATTGCATTTTCGCTGCACAACTGTGCATGCGTCAAGttttctccgaatttcggatGTTAACTGAGCTGTAAACCATAGCCTTTTTGAAAAAAAcaaactccgaaaaacatcctCCGGTAACGACCAGAAATAAACTcagaaaacccggaaccctattTATATTCCATGCTACGCGGTGTGCACCACCGTTATATTTTGGAACGTGTGAAAGCAGGCATaaaaacctgaaacaaaatCAGAGTCAGTAAAATTAACTGTCCCCCCGGGGATAATTTTTGCTGTTGATGTGCACAAAGGACAGACAAGAAagcagcaatgaagctttattCATTTTGGAAGGGGGAAGCTTCCTAGAAGAGACTCAGTTAAATTTTGGAGCACACGAAACTGAGAATCATAAACCAAGATCAAAGTGCTGTACATAATTATCTGGAAAATTTACCTCGCAAATGGTTCTTGGAAAGTGTCTACGTGAGGCAAGGCCCCCCATTCCTCTTGCTTTGCTGAGCCAAAGAGGACAAAGACCACAGCGCCCAACATGTAGATAGTGGAAGCgaggaaaaatatttttttccattGTCCGAGGCTTTCCTGGGAATGAGGGAGGAGTTAGAAGGGAGAAAGGAGAAAGGAGTGTTCTTCTCACATTATGCTCTGTGAAGTAACCCGTAACAAGAGGTGCCAACATGCCAGCCATATTGCCCATTCCATTCGTGATTCCCATCACAGTCCCTGAAAAAGAATCGTCTTATTTTTGTCCCATGCAATAGAAAATTTCGTTCCTACCTGCAAAGTGTGGAGCAATATCCAGAGCCACTGGACTTTGGCCACCGATGGTAAATGCATAAAGGGACATTCCCAGGATAAGTAATGTGATGGTCAAATGGTGACTGCAGCCCATCAATGGAACACAGCCTAAGCACAAGGCTGGACCTACTAATCCTAATGGAAACATACATATGATGCTATGTAGGATGACAACAGACTCACCGATTGTTTGAAAGATTTTTCGAATTGTGGTAACAGCAAAGACCTTGTACTTCCTAAGCAGGTCAGCTGCAGGAGCACATAACAGCGTGCTCAGGGCACATGCCATGTGAATCATTCCATTTTGGTAACCATTCTGAAAGAAATATATGgctccaatattggtccaatatttcGTACTTGCCTGCTTACACTATTAAGTGGGTAATGAAGAACGCTCTTGAGGTAATTTGGAAGGTCAATGAGTAAAAGGTAGAAACCCCAGTTGGCACAGAACATGGTCACTCCCAGAGACCAAACTGCTCTGGAAGATAAGAGAAGACGCCACGGTACTTGAGCACTTGCTACATGGCTGTTGTCTCTGTGTCTCTGGATGTAGTGGAGCTCCTTCTTTGATATACGTGGATGCAATTCTGGACACTCGTACACGAACAATGCCCATGCCAGGGACCACAAACAGCCCAGAGAACCTAACAAAGTCCACATTACTTTTTCACTCTGGCACGCAACGTTACACACAACACAATACCAAACAAGTAGAAGACGGTGGGCCATCCTCCAAAAATGGGATTGCTGCAGAGCTGGCCGGTTAGGGGAAGGGTGATGACTGTACCAAGAGACGTGCCCACCACGTTGAAGCTAATCATGCGACTGCGTTCATGGCGAGGACACCAATGGGACAACAGAGCCATTGTTGAGGGAAACATGACGCCCTGCATTTGGAGCCTTTTTTTGTGAGCCAAACAATGAGATGGAGTGGTACCTCACAGCATCCTTCAAGAACCCTGAGGGCCATCAGGGCTGAAGGGCCCCAGTAGGCAGCCACAGGGGTGAGCAGAGTGAGCAGAGAAGTGAGCATGATGCCTCCTCCCAAAAGCCACTTGGCACCCAACAGCTCAGCTAGTCGTCCCCCAGGTACCTGACTCAGGACGTAGCCATAAAAGAAAGAGCCCAGAATGAGGCCCTGTGTGTTCTCATCCCATTGAAACTCTCCCTGAAAAAgatttcattctttctttcccAATTACTACCCATCTATATACTCACATTTTCCATGTCAGAGGTGACGTTGTAGATGGAGCCATCCAAGGCAGGACACTCTCCACCATTGCTGTTATTAGCTACAGTCCCGTTGACCATGGCCACAATGGCTACACTCAGGTTCACCCGCAACGCATATAACATGAAGAATCCGCAGAAGAGGTACACAGACAAGACATACCTGGTTGGAAGAAGATCTATGTGACACAAGATTATCCTGCTGCTGTCCCGTTTAAGAGAATTCAAGGGGGCTTTAAAACTTTCTCACATACCCAatggaaaaagagagagggtctTTTATATGCTGTCAGTGTCGCATTTGTTCTAGGGGTTCCTGTGCTCTTGCCTCCTGAGTTATTTCTAGCACACACATATTTCCTCGTATAATTATTGTTTCAAAGCTTCAATCATATTTGTGTAATCTGTGAATGACCATCTTAGCCAAGTATAATGTATTCATTTTCATGtcgtgtgttgttgttgtttttcttttctttttgatgaTACATGTTGTATCCACTCCTACAATGACgtatcttgagcgagcacgttctctctctctctcgttcacctgcttttccccctttccctctattccatcTCCTCTCCCtcggccggtatttttcactacgaaacgtGGCAACCTACTTCTGAGTAAACtcttgagaaaaaaagaaagctataAGCTTCACGGGACATGTTTAATTTAGATCTTTCAGGTAAAAGGCAGATATAATGCAGTTACAGCGGGTCTCCTTCCAAGTTCCAGGTGAAGCGCAACCCTCTTCGTCAAAGTCCACGTGCTTCGGGATGACAGTGCGCTTATCATTCCGTTGGAGTCATCGAGGTTGCAAGTGATCAAAGAGAAACGAGATAACATCTCCCCATACCTGTTATCTCGTTTCTTCTCTTAATCACGCTCGCTTTTCGGCGATGCGAGGTACGCGACTCACAAAATTGAGTCCTTAACAGCTGTTGCTGTAAAAAAGGCTTCTCCCAAAAAAATACGCGTTCAAAGTTCACTTGTTCAGTTGAAAGTTACGTTATTCGAATGACCGGCCACAATAGGCTGGACAACCGGGATATAGACACAGTCTTGAAGAACAAATTCAAAATCAGATACCACTGAATttcccaccaccaccaaaatcACTTATTTCGCACAGCTAAATGGACCAGCCCTTACCGGGTCGTTTCCGTTGCCCTCCTGCCAAAGGAGCATATTTAGACTTGTTGCCTTTTTCGGGCATAATATCGGTTCGACACCGGTCCCTCAAACCAGGCAAGTTTGCTCACGGATGTGGTTGGATTCACATAAGTTTACATGTGGCAGGCCAACTTCATTCGTCAGCATAGCACTGGAGGCGTGGCTTGCATCAAGCAGACGAATAGACAATATATCGTGCAATGCAACCAGCATTTTTTACAATTCTTTATGATATTGTATCCCAAGAACGGAGAAAGATTAACCATTTGCTGCATCGACCGCTGGACGTTTGCTTCGCTTGACGTCTGCTGTGTTATTGCGGACCTGTGGACCATAGTTTTACTTACGTTTTACTGGTTTTACGCCAACTACGCGAACCAACCAGGATGCAGGACGGAGACAAGGGGACCCTCTGGCGGGAAATTTTCCGCGCGAAATACGACGAGCATTTCTTTGTGGAGCGTTACGGGTGGTTCGACAGAAGGTAGACATTTAAATCCTAGTCATCTGGAGGATTTAAAGGGCATCGTTGATTCCATTTGTGCCGGATACCTTCAGATAACCCTGCTTGGCGTCTTGG is a window encoding:
- the LOC135395106 gene encoding 14-3-3 protein zeta isoform X1, which codes for MDKDELVQRAKLAEQAERYDDMAAAMKQVTETGVELSNEERNLLSVAYKNVVGARRSSWRVISSIEQKTEGSERKQQMAREYREKVEKELREICYDVLGLLDKYLVPKASNAESKVFYLKMKGDYYRYLAEVATGEQRNSVVEESQKAYQEAFDISKSKMQPTHPIRLGLALNFSVFYYEILNSPDKACQLAKQAFDDAIAELDTLNEDSYKDSTLIMQLLRDNLTLWTSDTQGDGDEQQEGGDN
- the LOC135395106 gene encoding 14-3-3 protein zeta isoform X2 codes for the protein MDKDELVQRAKLAEQAERYDDMAAAMKQVTETGVELSNEERNLLSVAYKNVVGARRSSWRVISSIEQKTEGSERKQQMAREYREKVEKELREICYDVLGLLDKYLVPKASNAESKVFYLKMKGDYYRYLAEVATGEQRNSVVEESQKAYQEALDISKGKMQPTHPIRLGLALNFSVFYYEILNAPDRACHLAKQAFDDAIAELDTLNEDSYKDSTLIMQLLRDNLTLWTSDTQGDGDEQQEGGDN
- the LOC135395109 gene encoding mRNA turnover protein 4 homolog produces the protein MPRSKRSRQVSLTQTKKRGIEQKEKLIKEVRDAFDQYDKVFVYSVKNMRNSKLKDVRQEWKDSRFYFGKNKVLAVALGRCIDEDHRPNLHHVSERLRGQCGLLFTNRVKEDVLNWFQEYRDSDYAHAGSPAAWRVFLDKGPLTQFVHSMEPHLRQLGLPTTLQRGVVTLSKEHVICEEGDILRPEQASLLKLLGIKMAEFRVFLEFMWNADGTYTSLEEPQESKRGTKRSILCDEEMEPNRKATRRNKQ
- the LOC135395107 gene encoding sialin-like isoform X3 encodes the protein MPEKGNKSKYAPLAGGQRKRPDLLPTRYVLSVYLFCGFFMLYALRVNLSVAIVAMVNGTVANNSNGGECPALDGSIYNVTSDMENVPGGRLAELLGAKWLLGGGIMLTSLLTLLTPVAAYWGPSALMALRVLEGCCEGVMFPSTMALLSHWCPRHERSRMISFNVVGTSLGTVITLPLTGQLCSNPIFGGWPTVFYLFGSLGCLWSLAWALFVYECPELHPRISKKELHYIQRHRDNSHVASAQVPWRLLLSSRAVWSLGVTMFCANWGFYLLLIDLPNYLKSVLHYPLNSNGYQNGMIHMACALSTLLCAPAADLLRKYKVFAVTTIRKIFQTIGLVGPALCLGCVPLMGCSHHLTITLLILGMSLYAFTIGGQSPVALDIAPHFAGTVMGITNGMGNMAGMLAPLVTGYFTEHNESLGQWKKIFFLASTIYMLGAVVFVLFGSAKQEEWGALPHVDTFQEPFASSE
- the LOC135395107 gene encoding sialin-like isoform X1, with the translated sequence MPEKGNKSKYAPLAGGQRKRPDLLPTRYVLSVYLFCGFFMLYALRVNLSVAIVAMVNGTVANNSNGGECPALDGSIYNVTSDMENGEFQWDENTQGLILGSFFYGYVLSQVPGGRLAELLGAKWLLGGGIMLTSLLTLLTPVAAYWGPSALMALRVLEGCCEGVMFPSTMALLSHWCPRHERSRMISFNVVGTSLGTVITLPLTGQLCSNPIFGGWPTVFYLFGSLGCLWSLAWALFVYECPELHPRISKKELHYIQRHRDNSHVASAQVPWRLLLSSRAVWSLGVTMFCANWGFYLLLIDLPNYLKSVLHYPLNSNGYQNGMIHMACALSTLLCAPAADLLRKYKVFAVTTIRKIFQTIGLVGPALCLGCVPLMGCSHHLTITLLILGMSLYAFTIGGQSPVALDIAPHFAGTVMGITNGMGNMAGMLAPLVTGYFTEHNESLGQWKKIFFLASTIYMLGAVVFVLFGSAKQEEWGALPHVDTFQEPFASSE
- the LOC135395107 gene encoding sialin-like isoform X4; translation: MLYALRVNLSVAIVAMVNGTVANNSNGGECPALDGSIYNVTSDMENGEFQWDENTQGLILGSFFYGYVLSQVPGGRLAELLGAKWLLGGGIMLTSLLTLLTPVAAYWGPSALMALRVLEGCCEGVMFPSTMALLSHWCPRHERSRMISFNVVGTSLGTVITLPLTGQLCSNPIFGGWPTVFYLFGSLGCLWSLAWALFVYECPELHPRISKKELHYIQRHRDNSHVASAQVPWRLLLSSRAVWSLGVTMFCANWGFYLLLIDLPNYLKSVLHYPLNSNGYQNGMIHMACALSTLLCAPAADLLRKYKVFAVTTIRKIFQTIGLVGPALCLGCVPLMGCSHHLTITLLILGMSLYAFTIGGQSPVALDIAPHFAGTVMGITNGMGNMAGMLAPLVTGYFTEHNESLGQWKKIFFLASTIYMLGAVVFVLFGSAKQEEWGALPHVDTFQEPFASSE
- the LOC135395107 gene encoding sialin-like isoform X2 yields the protein MPEKGNKSKYAPLAGGQRKRPDLLPTRYVLSVYLFCGFFMLYALRVNLSVAIVAMVNGTVANNSNGGECPALDGSIYNVTSDMENGEFQWDENTQGLILGSFFYGYVLSQVPGGRLAELLGAKWLLGGGIMLTSLLTLLTPVAAYWGPSALMALRVLEGCCEGVMFPSTMALLSHWCPRHERSRMISFNVVGTSLGTVITLPLTGQLCSNPIFGGWPTVFYLFGSLGCLWSLAWALFVYECPELHPRISKKELHYIQRHRDNSHVASAQVPWRLLLSSRAVWSLGVTMFCANWGFYLLLIDLPNYLKSVLHYPLNSNGYQNGMIHMACALSTLLCAPAADLLRKYKVFAVTTIRKIFQTIGPALCLGCVPLMGCSHHLTITLLILGMSLYAFTIGGQSPVALDIAPHFAGTVMGITNGMGNMAGMLAPLVTGYFTEHNESLGQWKKIFFLASTIYMLGAVVFVLFGSAKQEEWGALPHVDTFQEPFASSE